A DNA window from Pyrus communis chromosome 3, drPyrComm1.1, whole genome shotgun sequence contains the following coding sequences:
- the LOC137728169 gene encoding uncharacterized protein produces the protein MDIDAAGIHRKLQLNELEEIRHEAYENAVIYKEKSKAFHDKMIRSKTFVLGQKVLLFNSRLCLFPVQIQSLKTSQEFKVNGHRLKPYYENFEEHVMDGESFHTVGPIEV, from the exons atggacattgatgccgctggaatccataggaagcttcaacTGAACGAGCTTGAGGAGATAAGGCATGAAGCATACGAGAACGCGgtgatttacaaggagaagtcaaaggcattccatgacaagatgattcgtagcaagacATTTGTTctagggcagaaagtgctactctTCAATTCCCGCCTTTGCttgtttccag tccaaattcaaagcttAAAGACCAGCCAAGAGTTCAAAGTCAACGgacatcgtttgaagccatactatgagaactttgaagagcaTGTCATGGATGGTGAAAGCTTCCATACCGTGGGCCCAATTGAAGTTTAA